A segment of the Streptomyces sp. XD-27 genome:
CGACCGCCGGACAGCCTGCGGCCGGGCCGCCCGGCCGGCACCCGCAGCGCGCGGCGGCCACCGCGACCCTCACCGAGCCGACGCCGACGTCGGCGCGGGCGGCCGGAGCCGGGGCCTCGGGCGCACCCGCGTCCCAGACCGCCCGGACCCCATCCGTGCCCGCGCCCGCGAGGCCGATGACCGCCGCCCAGCGGGCGCGCGCCGAGGGCCGGTCGCCGATCATCGACCCCGGGATGACGCCCGCGCTGCTCACGGCGGCCATCGCCGGGCTGCTGGCCGCCACCGCGCCGCTGCCCCGTCCCGCGACCGCCGCCGTCGTGGCGCTGCTGCAGGCCGTGACCGCCGCGGGCTGGTTCCGGCTGAACGGCATGTGGCCCGCCCGGCAGGGCATCATGCTCGCCTTCGCGGGCGGCCTGGCCGCCGACGCCGGGCTGCTGGCGACCGACCGTGAGGACGCCCCGACGGTCGTCATCGGCACGCTCGGTGTCTGGCTGCTGCTCGTCCTCGTCCTCCAACTGCGCAACCGCAGTACGCCCGACGAGCGCCTGTACAGCCTCACCGCCACCACCGCCTCGACCGCCGTCACGGTCATCGCGGCCGGTCATCTGGCCGCGGTCGCCGAGTCCTCCGACGCCGTCGTCGTGGGCGGCGCCGCCGTCGCCGCCGCCGCGCTCGCCCGCGCGCTGCCGCTGCCCACCGCCGTGTCGGTGGTCGTCGCCCTGCTCGCGGCCGCGGGCGCCGGGCTGGCGGCCGGGCATCTGACGGACACCGCCACCACGGGCGCCGCCGGGCTGGGCGCGGCGGCCGGGGTGTGCGCGCTGATCGGGCTGCGGGTGGCCGCGTACGACTACCCGTCGCGCTTCGTGCACATGACCGCGGGCGTCGCCCTCCCCCTCGCGGCGGCCGCCCCCGCCGTCTACCTGATCGGCCGAGCGATCGCGTAGGCCGCTGGGCTCCGCCCCCAGGCCACCGGCGACCCGGGGCCCTGGGGGCGGAGCCCGTGGCGCTCATCGGGAACAGCGGGAACCGCAGGCGGGGGAAAGCCGTTCGTTAGGCTCGCAGCGACAGGCAAACGCCTGACCGAGGAGTGGGGGACGAACGTGACCGAGCCGACGCACACCACGAACGCCGCGTACCCGGCGGACCCGCCCTACCCGTCGGCGGCCGCCGACGCGCACCGGCAGCCCGCGTACCAGGAACCGGCGTACCAGGAACCCGCGCATCCGGAACCCGCGCGGCGGGCACCGAGGAGGCGGCGGGGGCGCGGGCTGCGGATCACGCTGATCATCCTCGTGGTCCTCGGTGGCCTGGGCGTCGCGGCCGACCGGTTCGCGGTCGGCTACGCGGAGGACGAGGCCGCCGAGAAGATCAAGAGCCATCAGGGGCTCTCGATCACCCCCGAGGTCTCGATCAAGGGCTTCCCCTTCCTGACCCAGGCGCTGAACAAGGAGCTGGACGAGGTCGAGGTGGGCCTCGACGGGATATCGGCCACCACCGACGACGGGCGCGAGGTCACGATCACCGAGCTGACCGCCACGCTGCACCAGGTGAAGATCTCCAGTGACTTCTCCTCCGCCACCGCCGACCGCGCCTCCGGCCAGGCGCACATCAGCTACGCGGACCTGTCCAAGGCCGCGGGCGACGGCCTCCAGGTGAGCTACGCGGGCAAGGCCGGAGCGGACGCCAACCGGGTCAAGATCACCGGCAGCTACCTGGGCCTCAGCCTGAGCGCGGACGGCACGATCTCCGTGGTGAACGGCGACACGATCCGGCTGCGCATCGGCGCCACCCCGGAAGGCGTACCCGCGCGGCTCGGGGACAGGATCCGGGAGAAGACCGACAAGGACTGGAAGATCGACGACCTGCCGGGCGGGCTGCGGCTGGAGAAGCTGGAGACCACCGAGGACGGCATCGACCTGTCGGTGACGGGCAACTCGGTGAACCTGGCCGGCTGACCGCCAAAACGGTTCAATGTCCAATCACTGAGACGGCCGCGTCCGTACCGCAGATCACCGCCGCGGTACGGGCCGACGGCCTCGCTCCGAGGCGCCCGAAGCAGGCCCCGCGTATCACTATTCAGACGATTACGTCTCATCATCCGACACGCCGGTGACACGCCCGTCCGTCCGTCCCTACCATCGCCCCCATGCAGAGCTCGATTAGCGGTCTCCGTCCGCGGGGACAGGCGGACCTCACAAAGCGGCGGGCAGTCGACCTGTGCCGTGTCGCCGCCATGCTCTGTCGCACCGTCTGACCGGGTGAGCGCCGCCCGCTCCCCCTCCGCCCGAAATGGGCATCCCTTCTCTCGTACAGCGCCACGCGCCTCCCCGCGCCGCGCCGTCCCCGCGTACCCGCACACCCCCGTACCGCCGCAACTGCCCCGGAGGAGAGAACATGAGCCGCAGTGACGTCCTGGTGGACGCCGACTGGGTCGAGGCCCGCATCGACGACCCCAAGGTGGTCATCGTCGAGGTCGACGAGGACACCTCGGCCTACGAGAAGAACCACATCAAGAACGCCGTCCGGATCGACTGGAAGCAGGACCTCCAGGACCCGGTGCGCCGTGACTTCGTCGACCAGGCCGGGTTCGAGAAGCTGCTGTCCGAGAAGGGCATCGCCAACGACCACACGGTCGTCCTGTACGGCGGCAACAACAACTGGTTCGCGTCCTACGCCTACTGGTACTTCAAGCTCTACGGCCACCAGGACGTCAAGCTCCTCGACGGCGGCCGCAAGAAGTGGGAGCTGGACTCGCGCGACCTGGTCGCCGAGGTCCCCACCCGCCCGGCGACGGAGTACAAGGCCAAGGCCCAGGACACCTCGATCCGCGCCTTCCGCGACGACGTCGTGGCCGCGATCGGCTCGCTGAACCTGGTCGACGTGCGCTCCCCCGACGAGTTCTCCGGCAAGCTGCTCGCCCCCGCCCACCTGCCGCAGGAGCAGTCGCAGCGTCCGGGCCACGTGCCGTCCGCCCGGAACATCCCGTGGTCGAAGTCGGCCAACGACGACGGCACGTTCAAGTCCGACGAGGAGCTCAAGGAGCTGTACGAGGGCGAGGGCGTGGACCTGGCGAAGGACACCATCGCCTACTGCCGCATCGGTGAGCGCTCCGCGCACACCTGGTTCGTCCTGCACGAGCTGCTCGGCCAGACCAACGTCAAGAACTACGACGGCTCGTGGACCGAGTACGGCTCGCTCGTCGGCGTGCCGATCGAGCTCGGCGCCAACAACTGACCTCCCCGCCTCCCGGAACGTAAGGAAAGACACCCATGTGTGGAGCAAAGGCCGGCGGCCCCGACGCGTCGACCATCAAGTCCGGTGAGACCACGATCCAGGGCTCGGTGACCCGCGACGGCCAGCCCGTCACCGGTTACGTGCGCCTGCTGGACAGCACCGGCGAGTTCACCGCCGAGGTCCCCACCTCGGCGACGGGCCAGTTCCGCTTCTACGCCGCCGAGGGCACCTGGACGCTGCGCGCCCTGGTGCCGGGCGCGACCGCGGACCGCACCGTTATCGCCCAGAAGGGCGGACTGGCGGAGGTCGCCATCGCCGTCTGAGCCGCAACCCGGCTCACGGGCCGAGAGCCGCATCCCTGGGTTGGACGCCCTCTGCGGGATGCGGCTCTCGGTCGTTGCGGGCGCGGTTACGGGGAGCGGCCTTCGGTCGTACGCTGAAAGCGTGTACGCGCGACGGCGCCGTGCTTACTTCGTCCTGATGGGCGCGTGTCTGACGCTGTTCATCACGGCGTGGGCCGTCGTGCGCCTGTGGTCCGTGCCGGTGGCGGTCGCGATGTGCGTCGTCGCCATGGCCATCCCGCCGTTCGCCGCGATCATCGCGAACCGCAGAGGGCCGGACGACCGGTGGTGGGACGAGACGGGCGACCGGCAGTCGGACGAGTGGTGGCGCGAGCTGGACCGCCGGAGCTGAGTCGCGGGCGAAGCCCGGTACGGCGCTCGGTACCCGCAGACGGCGCTCGGTACCCGTAGACGCTCAGTACACGAGCGCCTGCACGCCGTCCGGCATGATCTCGCTGACGAAGACCTGCATCCCCGCGATCCGCGCGCCCTTGATGAGGTCCTTCTCCTCGATCCCGCGCCGGGCCGCGCACTGCGAACACACCGTGATCGTCCCGCCGCCCACCAGGATGCCGTCGATCAGATCCGGCAGCGGCGCCGCGTGCGGCAGCTCGAACTCCGCCGCCCGCCCCGGCAGGGCGAACCACGTCGACTCCCCGGTCAGATACAGCGAGACCTCGACCCCGCTGGCCGCGGCCACCGCCGCCGCCGTGAACCCCTGCGAGCACCGCTCCGGCGCGTCCGCGCCCGCGGTCACCTTGATCACCAGCTTCTTGGCCATGGCCCCAGCCTAGGTGAGGCGGCATCGCGGACTAGACTGGCGGCGATCCGTAATACCTCACTCCGTCCGAGGAGCGCGCTCGTGCTTGAGGCAGTCTTCACCACCCTGATGATCCTGGTCGCGGTAGGCACGCTCGGCTTCGTCGGGCTGACCTGGAAGAAGCTGTACCAGGGCCAGCGCTGACCGCTCCCTTCCGCTCACTAGCAGAACGCCTGATTCCATGATCGAGATCCCGTCCGACCTCCACCCGGACCTCGTGCCCCTCGCCTTCCTCCTCGGCAACTGGACGGGTGCGGGCGTCGCCGACTTCCCGGGCTCGAAGAAGTGCAACTTCGGGCAGGAAGTGACCTTCAGCCACGACGGCCGGGACTTCCTGGAGTACGTCTCGCGCAGCTGGGTGCTGGACGCGGAGGGCAAGCAGGTCGAGCCGCTGGAGACCGAGTCCGGCTACTGGCGGATCGACAAGGACCGCAAGGTCGAGATCGTGATGATCCGCGACCAGGGCGTCGTCGAGGTCTGGTACGGCGAGCTGGCGGCGCAGAAGCCCCAGATCGACCTGGTCACCGACGCCGTCGCGCGCACCGCCGCCTCCGGCCCGTACTCCGGCGGCAAGCGGCTGTACGGCTACGTCAAGGGGGACCTGATGTGGGTCGGCGAGAAGGCCACCCCCGAGGTGCCGCTGCGCCCCTACATGTCGGCGCACCTGAAGAAGTCCGTCACGCCCGAGCAGGTCGCGGCCTGGGCCAAGGACCTGGGTGACCTGCCGGACGACGGCATCGCCTTCTTCCGCTGACCTTCGGCTCTTCTGCTTCACGTCTTCTGCTTCACACCCGCCCCCGCGGGGGAAGTCCGGTCGAAGTCCGGCGCTGACCCGCAACAGTAGGCGGCCCCAGTGGGTCGCAAGCCTGATCACCCGCGGCGGCGGCAGCTCCTGACAACTCGCCGTGGACTGCGAGGGGACCGCCACCGGCATCGAGTGCCCGGGCCGCGCCTCCTTTCTCCGTACGGACGCGGCCCGAGGTGAAAGCGACCCGCCCGTGGCGAGCCCCACCGACACCGCGGACCCGCGCCCACGGACCGTCGACGCGGACCCGCGCGCACAGGCCGCCTCGGACCCGCGCCCACGCGCCGGCGCGCCCCGCCGGGTCCCGTTGCCGCCGCTGGTCGGCGCGCTCACCGCCGCGCTCGTGGTCTCCCTCGTCTGCGGCGTGGGCCTCGGCGCCGCCGGGCTGTCCTGGTCCGAGGTGCTGCGCATGCTGCGCGCCGGGCTGACCGGGGGCACCATCGGCCGGGACGAACTCTCCGCGTACACCATCGTGTGGGAGCTGCGCTTCCCGCGCGCCGTCCTGGCCGCCGTCGTCGGGGCCGGGCTCGCGGCCATCGGCGTGGCGGTCCAGGCGATGGTGCGCAACGCGCTCGCCGACCCGTTCGTGCTGGGCATCTCCTCGGGC
Coding sequences within it:
- a CDS encoding DUF3099 domain-containing protein, which translates into the protein MYARRRRAYFVLMGACLTLFITAWAVVRLWSVPVAVAMCVVAMAIPPFAAIIANRRGPDDRWWDETGDRQSDEWWRELDRRS
- a CDS encoding sulfurtransferase — protein: MSRSDVLVDADWVEARIDDPKVVIVEVDEDTSAYEKNHIKNAVRIDWKQDLQDPVRRDFVDQAGFEKLLSEKGIANDHTVVLYGGNNNWFASYAYWYFKLYGHQDVKLLDGGRKKWELDSRDLVAEVPTRPATEYKAKAQDTSIRAFRDDVVAAIGSLNLVDVRSPDEFSGKLLAPAHLPQEQSQRPGHVPSARNIPWSKSANDDGTFKSDEELKELYEGEGVDLAKDTIAYCRIGERSAHTWFVLHELLGQTNVKNYDGSWTEYGSLVGVPIELGANN
- a CDS encoding putative leader peptide, with protein sequence MQSSISGLRPRGQADLTKRRAVDLCRVAAMLCRTV
- a CDS encoding DUF2993 domain-containing protein, which encodes MTEPTHTTNAAYPADPPYPSAAADAHRQPAYQEPAYQEPAHPEPARRAPRRRRGRGLRITLIILVVLGGLGVAADRFAVGYAEDEAAEKIKSHQGLSITPEVSIKGFPFLTQALNKELDEVEVGLDGISATTDDGREVTITELTATLHQVKISSDFSSATADRASGQAHISYADLSKAAGDGLQVSYAGKAGADANRVKITGSYLGLSLSADGTISVVNGDTIRLRIGATPEGVPARLGDRIREKTDKDWKIDDLPGGLRLEKLETTEDGIDLSVTGNSVNLAG
- a CDS encoding FABP family protein, with protein sequence MIEIPSDLHPDLVPLAFLLGNWTGAGVADFPGSKKCNFGQEVTFSHDGRDFLEYVSRSWVLDAEGKQVEPLETESGYWRIDKDRKVEIVMIRDQGVVEVWYGELAAQKPQIDLVTDAVARTAASGPYSGGKRLYGYVKGDLMWVGEKATPEVPLRPYMSAHLKKSVTPEQVAAWAKDLGDLPDDGIAFFR
- a CDS encoding DUF1416 domain-containing protein, which codes for MCGAKAGGPDASTIKSGETTIQGSVTRDGQPVTGYVRLLDSTGEFTAEVPTSATGQFRFYAAEGTWTLRALVPGATADRTVIAQKGGLAEVAIAV
- a CDS encoding DsrE family protein: MAKKLVIKVTAGADAPERCSQGFTAAAVAAASGVEVSLYLTGESTWFALPGRAAEFELPHAAPLPDLIDGILVGGGTITVCSQCAARRGIEEKDLIKGARIAGMQVFVSEIMPDGVQALVY